In a genomic window of Mycolicibacillus parakoreensis:
- a CDS encoding helix-turn-helix transcriptional regulator, whose protein sequence is MENTGLLGPAPAPAGTGEVALSAQRLAVLQHVRTHGPVSVADTATALALHPNTVRTHLEALTAREFIERTAAPDGRRGRPAARYRPSATDPTAQVRAFATLATVLADQLARISPHPERDAEEAGVAWGRDLVDQSAQPHGPYGDADPRGVVVEALARLGFAPDPPDAAAPRRGLALRRCPLLDAARRNPDVVCRVHQGIVVGMLDHLQAPVGTELVPFAEPGACRLRMPPRRRDPARASP, encoded by the coding sequence GTGGAAAATACCGGGCTGCTCGGACCGGCCCCGGCCCCCGCCGGGACCGGTGAGGTGGCGCTGTCGGCGCAGCGCCTCGCGGTGCTGCAGCACGTCCGCACCCACGGCCCGGTCTCGGTGGCCGACACCGCCACCGCCTTGGCCCTGCACCCCAACACGGTGCGCACCCACCTGGAGGCGCTGACGGCACGGGAGTTCATCGAGCGCACCGCCGCGCCGGACGGCCGCCGCGGCCGTCCGGCCGCGCGCTACCGTCCGTCGGCCACCGACCCCACCGCCCAGGTGCGGGCCTTCGCCACCCTGGCCACCGTCCTCGCCGATCAGCTCGCCCGGATCAGCCCCCACCCGGAGCGCGACGCCGAGGAGGCCGGGGTGGCGTGGGGCCGGGATCTGGTGGACCAGTCCGCCCAGCCCCACGGCCCCTACGGCGACGCCGATCCGCGCGGCGTCGTCGTCGAGGCGCTGGCCCGGCTGGGTTTCGCCCCGGACCCGCCGGATGCCGCCGCGCCGCGGCGCGGGCTGGCGCTGCGGCGCTGCCCGCTTCTGGACGCCGCCCGGCGCAATCCCGACGTCGTCTGCCGCGTGCACCAGGGCATCGTGGTGGGGATGCTCGACCACTTGCAGGCCCCGGTGGGCACCGAACTGGTCCCGTTCGCCGAGCCGGGGGCGTGTCGGCTGCGGATGCCGCCGCGACGGCGGGACCCGGCGCGCGCATCGCCGTAG
- a CDS encoding DUF3068 domain-containing protein codes for MNRAVVLRIAVYGALGLGAALLIAALLLPTYTVGQITKVPLDLDATLVSEGTGTALDPASLEKETFAIDTDVPLAQQQQISVESPANADVVTLQVGSTVRRTDRQKDTGLLLAIVDTVTLNRATAEAVSDDAHPGGTVQQPRSIEDDNPPKPLPLAHEGLSYRFPFHTEKVTYQYFDPIAQEAFDANYESEDDVNGLTTYVFTQNIGYNAEDKLTEPLKYPSLYSDNEDGEVTTSARQWGIDAEDPEEPITMTRYYAVQRTLWVDPVSGTIVKSTEHANHYYARDPLKPEATLADYTVTSTEQSIEDQVHAARDERDWLALWSRILPITLAAAGLVTLVGGVLLATFGVRTESALTDPGQDTSEQGFFEGLFDTLRNRKAKADEPMPAAEAQTEKLPSQRPDPPRDPGEPPARS; via the coding sequence GTGAACCGAGCAGTCGTGTTGCGTATCGCGGTGTACGGTGCGCTGGGGTTGGGCGCCGCGCTGCTGATCGCCGCGCTGCTGTTGCCCACCTACACCGTCGGCCAGATCACCAAGGTCCCGCTGGACCTCGACGCCACCCTGGTCAGCGAGGGCACCGGCACCGCGTTGGATCCCGCGTCGCTGGAGAAGGAGACGTTCGCGATCGACACCGATGTGCCGCTGGCCCAGCAGCAGCAGATCAGTGTGGAGTCGCCCGCCAACGCCGACGTCGTCACCCTGCAGGTGGGCAGCACGGTGCGCCGCACCGACCGTCAGAAGGACACCGGGCTGCTGCTGGCGATCGTCGACACCGTGACCCTCAACCGCGCCACCGCCGAGGCGGTCTCCGACGACGCCCACCCGGGCGGCACCGTGCAGCAGCCGCGCAGCATCGAGGACGACAACCCGCCCAAACCGCTGCCGCTGGCCCACGAGGGGCTGTCCTACCGGTTCCCGTTCCACACCGAGAAGGTCACCTACCAGTACTTCGACCCGATCGCCCAGGAGGCGTTCGACGCCAACTACGAGTCCGAGGACGACGTCAACGGGCTGACCACCTACGTGTTCACCCAGAACATCGGCTACAACGCCGAGGACAAACTGACCGAACCGCTGAAGTACCCGTCGCTGTACAGCGACAACGAGGACGGCGAGGTCACCACCTCGGCGCGGCAGTGGGGGATCGACGCCGAGGACCCCGAGGAGCCGATCACCATGACCCGCTACTACGCGGTGCAGCGCACCCTGTGGGTGGATCCGGTGTCGGGCACCATCGTCAAATCCACCGAGCACGCCAACCACTACTATGCGCGGGACCCGCTGAAACCGGAGGCCACCCTGGCCGACTACACGGTCACCTCCACCGAGCAGAGCATCGAAGACCAGGTCCACGCCGCCCGCGACGAGCGGGACTGGCTGGCGCTGTGGTCGCGGATCCTGCCGATCACGCTGGCCGCCGCGGGCCTGGTCACGCTGGTCGGCGGCGTGCTGCTGGCGACGTTCGGGGTGCGCACCGAGTCCGCGCTGACCGACCCCGGCCAGGACACCTCCGAGCAGGGCTTCTTCGAGGGCCTGTTCGACACGCTGCGCAACCGCAAAGCCAAGGCCGACGAGCCGATGCCGGCCGCGGAGGCCCAGACCGAGAAGCTGCCCTCGCAGCGCCCCGACCCGCCGCGCGACCCGGGTGAGCCCCCGGCCCGCAGCTAG
- a CDS encoding acyltransferase family protein: protein MAESTPVGGTRSFLPHVEGMRACAAMGVVITHVAFQTGHSSGVSGRLWGRFDLAVALFFALSGFLLWRGHAAAARGLRRRPATAHYLRSRVVRIMPAYLVAVAVILLLLPDAAGASATVWLANLTLTQVYVPLTLTPGLTQMWSLSVEVTFYLVLPLLAWAARQLPVHARIPAIAAMSVASLGWGYLPIHTAEGLNPLNWPPAYGSWFGAGMLLAELTVSRPGWVHRLARRRVLMGLIALAAFLLSASPVAGPEGMTPATVEQFVIRTGLGAVLAGALLAPLVLDRPDTSHRILGSELMVTLGRWSYGLFIWHLAALAMAFPMIGQFAFAGDMPVVLALTLLFGFALAAVSFALIEEPCRLALRRWEFRRTHRVAPLASAISDDPAPAPGAETDPAPAPTAGAPR, encoded by the coding sequence ATGGCCGAGAGCACCCCGGTCGGCGGGACCCGCAGTTTCCTGCCGCACGTGGAGGGGATGCGCGCCTGCGCCGCCATGGGCGTGGTGATCACCCACGTGGCGTTCCAGACCGGGCATTCGTCCGGGGTCAGCGGCCGGCTGTGGGGGCGGTTCGACCTGGCGGTGGCGCTGTTCTTCGCGCTGAGCGGGTTTCTGCTGTGGCGCGGCCACGCCGCCGCGGCCCGCGGGCTGCGCCGGCGCCCGGCCACCGCGCACTATCTGCGGTCGCGGGTGGTGCGCATCATGCCCGCCTACCTGGTGGCGGTGGCGGTGATCTTGCTGCTGCTGCCCGACGCGGCCGGCGCCAGCGCCACCGTCTGGCTGGCGAACCTGACGTTGACCCAGGTGTATGTGCCGTTGACGCTGACCCCGGGGCTCACCCAGATGTGGAGCCTGTCGGTGGAGGTCACCTTCTACCTGGTGCTGCCGCTGCTGGCGTGGGCGGCCCGACAGCTGCCGGTGCACGCCCGCATCCCGGCGATCGCGGCGATGTCGGTGGCCAGCCTCGGCTGGGGCTACCTGCCGATCCACACCGCCGAGGGGCTCAACCCGTTGAACTGGCCGCCCGCCTACGGCAGCTGGTTCGGGGCGGGGATGCTGCTGGCCGAGCTCACCGTGAGCCGCCCCGGCTGGGTGCACCGGTTGGCGCGGCGCCGCGTGCTGATGGGGCTGATCGCGCTGGCGGCGTTCCTGCTGTCGGCCTCCCCGGTCGCCGGGCCGGAGGGCATGACCCCGGCGACCGTCGAACAGTTCGTGATCCGCACCGGGCTGGGTGCGGTGCTGGCCGGCGCGCTGCTGGCGCCGCTGGTGCTCGACCGCCCGGACACCTCCCACCGGATCCTGGGCAGTGAGCTGATGGTGACGTTGGGCCGCTGGTCCTATGGGCTGTTCATCTGGCATCTGGCCGCGCTGGCGATGGCGTTCCCGATGATCGGGCAGTTCGCCTTCGCCGGGGACATGCCGGTGGTGTTGGCGCTGACCCTGCTGTTCGGGTTCGCGCTGGCCGCGGTGAGTTTCGCGCTGATCGAGGAGCCGTGCCGGCTGGCGTTGCGCCGCTGGGAGTTCCGCCGCACCCATCGGGTGGCCCCGCTGGCCAGCGCGATCAGCGACGACCCGGCCCCGGCGCCGGGAGCCGAGACCGACCCGGCGCCGGCCCCGACGGCGGGGGCCCCGCGGTGA
- a CDS encoding class I SAM-dependent methyltransferase — MAGSALTARLARRATLARSVRLLAAFRHERTDPDRFYGALAADTVALVTDLWAGLHGAAPTGATLLDVGGGPGYFAAAFTGAGVRYLGVEPDPAEMHAPGAGPGRPAGAAAPFVRASGMALPFADDAVDICLSSNVAEHVPRPWRLGDEMLRVTRPGGLVVLSYTVWLGPFGGHEMGLTHYLGGARAAARYTRRHGHPPKNNYGSSLFAVSAAAGLDWAANTGALVAAFPRYHPRWAWWLTSVPGLREFAVSNLVLVLRPGRPG, encoded by the coding sequence ATGGCCGGTTCCGCGCTCACCGCCCGCCTGGCGCGCCGGGCCACCCTGGCGCGCTCGGTGCGGCTGCTCGCCGCGTTCCGCCACGAGCGCACCGACCCGGACCGGTTCTACGGCGCGCTGGCCGCCGACACCGTCGCGCTGGTCACCGATCTGTGGGCGGGCCTGCACGGTGCGGCGCCGACCGGCGCCACCCTGCTCGACGTGGGCGGCGGGCCCGGCTATTTCGCGGCGGCGTTCACCGGGGCCGGCGTGCGCTACCTGGGGGTCGAACCCGACCCGGCCGAGATGCACGCCCCCGGCGCGGGACCGGGTCGGCCCGCCGGCGCGGCGGCTCCGTTCGTGCGCGCCTCGGGGATGGCGCTGCCGTTCGCCGACGACGCGGTCGACATCTGCCTGTCGTCGAACGTCGCCGAACATGTGCCGCGGCCCTGGCGGCTCGGCGACGAGATGCTGCGGGTGACCCGCCCGGGCGGGCTGGTGGTGCTGTCCTACACGGTGTGGCTCGGCCCGTTCGGCGGCCACGAGATGGGGCTGACCCACTATCTGGGCGGGGCGCGCGCGGCGGCGCGCTACACCCGCCGCCACGGCCACCCCCCGAAGAACAACTACGGGTCGTCACTGTTCGCGGTCTCGGCGGCGGCCGGGCTGGACTGGGCGGCCAACACCGGGGCGCTGGTGGCCGCATTCCCGCGTTACCACCCGCGATGGGCCTGGTGGCTGACCTCGGTGCCGGGCCTGCGGGAGTTCGCGGTGAGCAACCTGGTGCTGGTGCTGCGTCCCGGCCGACCCGGCTGA
- a CDS encoding aldehyde dehydrogenase yields MADNTATEATPATQATEYDTLFIGGRWTAPSTEAVIEVHSPATGRYVGRVPSAAPADVDAAVAAARDAFDNGPWPRTTPGERAAVIGKAVELMQERKELFARLLADETGQPPTIVETMQWLGALGSLTYFAGAADDVTWRETRNGSYGQTLVTREPIGVVGAIVAWNVPLFLAVNKLGPALLAGCSVVLKPAAETPLSANALAEVFADAGLPDGVLSVVPGGVETGQALTANPSVDIFTFTGSSAVGREVGKRAAEMLKPCTLELGGKSAAIILEDVDLATAVPMLVFSGVMNAGQGCVNQTRILAPRSRYDEIVEAVTTFVEALPVGLPDDPAAQVGPLINDKQRARVEGYIAKGVEEGARLVCGGGRPEGLDAGYFVQPTVFADVDNTMTIAQEEIFGPVLCVIPYRDEAEAIRIANDSDYGLAGSVWTADVPRGIEISQQIQTGTYGINWYAFDPGSPFGGYKNSGIGRENGPEGVEHFTQQKSVLMPMGYTMED; encoded by the coding sequence ATGGCTGACAACACGGCGACCGAGGCGACCCCGGCGACCCAGGCGACCGAGTACGACACACTGTTCATCGGCGGCAGGTGGACCGCGCCGAGCACCGAGGCGGTGATCGAGGTGCACTCCCCGGCGACCGGGCGCTACGTCGGGCGGGTGCCGTCGGCCGCCCCGGCCGACGTCGACGCCGCGGTGGCCGCCGCCCGCGACGCCTTCGACAACGGCCCGTGGCCGCGCACCACGCCGGGCGAGCGCGCCGCGGTCATCGGCAAGGCCGTCGAACTGATGCAGGAGCGCAAGGAGCTGTTCGCCCGGCTGCTCGCCGACGAGACCGGCCAGCCGCCCACCATCGTCGAGACCATGCAGTGGCTCGGCGCGCTGGGCTCGCTGACCTACTTCGCCGGCGCCGCCGACGACGTCACCTGGCGCGAGACCCGCAACGGCTCCTACGGCCAGACGCTGGTGACGCGGGAGCCGATCGGGGTGGTCGGGGCGATCGTCGCCTGGAACGTGCCGCTGTTTTTGGCGGTCAACAAGCTGGGCCCGGCCCTGCTGGCCGGCTGCAGCGTGGTGCTCAAACCCGCCGCGGAGACCCCGCTGAGCGCCAACGCGCTCGCCGAGGTCTTCGCCGACGCCGGCCTGCCCGACGGGGTGCTGTCGGTGGTGCCCGGCGGGGTCGAGACCGGTCAGGCGCTCACCGCCAACCCGAGCGTCGACATCTTCACGTTCACCGGGTCCTCGGCGGTCGGCCGGGAGGTCGGCAAGCGCGCCGCCGAGATGCTCAAGCCGTGCACCCTGGAGTTGGGCGGCAAGTCCGCGGCGATCATCCTCGAGGACGTCGATCTGGCCACCGCGGTGCCGATGCTGGTGTTCTCCGGGGTGATGAACGCCGGGCAGGGCTGCGTGAACCAGACCCGGATCCTGGCGCCGCGGTCCCGCTACGACGAGATCGTCGAGGCGGTGACCACGTTCGTCGAGGCGCTGCCGGTCGGGCTGCCCGACGACCCGGCCGCCCAGGTGGGCCCGCTGATCAACGACAAACAGCGCGCCCGGGTCGAGGGCTACATCGCCAAGGGCGTCGAGGAGGGCGCCCGGCTGGTCTGCGGGGGCGGGCGCCCGGAGGGTCTCGACGCCGGCTACTTCGTGCAGCCCACGGTCTTCGCCGACGTGGACAACACGATGACGATCGCCCAGGAGGAGATCTTCGGCCCGGTGCTCTGCGTGATCCCCTACCGCGACGAGGCCGAGGCGATCCGGATCGCCAACGATTCCGACTACGGCCTGGCCGGCAGCGTGTGGACCGCCGACGTGCCCCGCGGCATCGAGATCTCCCAGCAGATCCAGACCGGCACCTACGGCATCAACTGGTACGCGTTCGACCCGGGTTCGCCGTTCGGCGGCTACAAGAACTCCGGGATCGGCCGGGAGAACGGCCCCGAGGGCGTGGAGCACTTCACCCAGCAGAAGAGCGTGCTGATGCCGATGGGCTACACCATGGAGGACTGA
- a CDS encoding class I SAM-dependent methyltransferase, which yields MTAEPTKSTKWGQRTLVDRATGAIYSFGVDREWLARPLGWALWGTDAGRFYAATEVLAEVPDGAAVLDVPCGGGVALRGLRPGQQVRYVGADISPDMLARARRRATQLGVADAQFPLADITALPFADAEFDLGVSFNGLHCLPDPAAAVREIARCLKPGGRLVGDSLVRGAGWRHDRTLDLFARTGVFGPGGTVAQLRGWLTDAGLTVDTLEQSGAVAHFSARR from the coding sequence ATGACCGCAGAACCGACCAAGTCGACCAAGTGGGGCCAGCGGACGCTGGTCGACCGGGCCACCGGGGCGATCTACTCGTTCGGCGTCGACCGGGAGTGGCTGGCCCGCCCGTTGGGCTGGGCGCTGTGGGGCACCGACGCCGGCCGCTTCTACGCCGCGACCGAGGTGCTCGCCGAGGTGCCCGACGGCGCGGCCGTGCTCGACGTGCCCTGCGGCGGCGGGGTGGCGCTGCGCGGGCTGCGCCCCGGCCAGCAGGTGCGCTACGTGGGCGCCGACATCTCCCCGGACATGCTCGCCCGGGCCCGCCGGCGCGCGACGCAACTGGGGGTGGCGGACGCGCAATTCCCCCTCGCCGACATCACCGCGCTGCCGTTCGCCGACGCGGAGTTCGATCTGGGTGTGTCGTTCAACGGCCTGCACTGTCTGCCCGACCCGGCCGCGGCCGTGCGCGAGATCGCCCGCTGCCTCAAACCGGGCGGGCGCCTGGTCGGCGACAGCCTGGTGCGCGGTGCCGGCTGGCGCCACGACCGGACGCTGGACCTGTTCGCCCGTACCGGGGTGTTCGGGCCCGGCGGCACCGTCGCGCAGTTGCGCGGCTGGCTGACCGACGCCGGGCTGACCGTCGACACCCTCGAGCAGTCCGGCGCGGTGGCGCACTTCAGCGCCCGCCGGTAG
- a CDS encoding glycosyltransferase family 4 protein — protein sequence MSTAFRRSPGPPPSAGDTLRSVLLLCWRDTGHPQGGGSEAYLQRIGAELAADGVTVTLRTARYPGVGRREVVDGVVIDRAGGRYTVYLRALAALAGARLGLGPLGRLRPDVVVDTQNGLPFLARLCYGRRVAVLVHHCHRAQWPVAGAVMGRVGWFVESRLSPRLHRRNQYVTVSLPSARDLVDLGVGHDRIAVVRNGVDEAPAPSLTGERSAAPRLVVLSRLVPHKQIEDALDAVGALRARLPGLHLDVVGDGWWRDRLTEHADRIGIADAVTFHGHVDDTTKHQLLQRAWVQALPSRKEGWALAVIEAAQHGVPTVGYRSAGGLCDSIVDGVTGLLVDDRADLVGALTRLLTDPVLRAELGQKAQARSAEFSWRQSAEAMRGVLQAVRAGQIVSGLV from the coding sequence ATGTCCACCGCGTTCCGCCGCAGCCCGGGCCCACCGCCGTCGGCGGGGGACACGCTGCGGTCGGTGCTGCTGCTGTGCTGGCGCGACACCGGCCACCCGCAGGGCGGCGGCAGCGAGGCCTACCTGCAGCGCATCGGGGCGGAACTGGCCGCCGACGGGGTGACGGTCACGCTGCGCACCGCGCGCTACCCCGGTGTGGGGCGCCGCGAGGTCGTCGACGGGGTCGTCATCGACCGCGCCGGGGGACGCTACACGGTGTATCTGCGGGCGTTGGCGGCGCTGGCCGGCGCGCGACTCGGGCTCGGCCCGCTGGGTCGGCTGCGCCCCGACGTGGTGGTCGACACCCAAAACGGGCTGCCGTTTTTGGCCCGGCTGTGCTACGGCCGGCGGGTCGCGGTGCTGGTGCACCACTGTCACCGCGCCCAGTGGCCGGTGGCCGGCGCGGTGATGGGCCGGGTCGGCTGGTTCGTCGAATCCCGGCTCTCCCCGCGGCTGCACCGGCGCAACCAGTACGTCACGGTGTCGCTGCCGTCGGCGCGGGACCTGGTCGACCTCGGCGTCGGCCACGACCGGATCGCGGTGGTGCGCAACGGTGTGGACGAGGCGCCGGCGCCCAGCCTCACCGGCGAGCGCTCGGCCGCCCCGCGCCTGGTGGTGCTGTCCCGGCTGGTGCCGCACAAACAGATCGAGGACGCCCTGGACGCGGTGGGCGCGCTGCGCGCCCGGCTGCCGGGGCTGCACCTCGACGTCGTCGGCGACGGCTGGTGGCGCGACCGGCTGACCGAGCACGCCGACCGGATCGGGATCGCCGACGCGGTCACCTTCCACGGCCACGTCGACGACACCACCAAACATCAACTGCTGCAACGCGCCTGGGTGCAGGCCCTGCCGTCGCGCAAGGAAGGCTGGGCGCTGGCGGTCATCGAGGCGGCCCAGCACGGTGTGCCCACCGTCGGCTACCGCTCCGCCGGCGGGCTGTGCGACTCCATCGTCGACGGGGTGACCGGCCTGCTCGTCGACGACCGTGCGGACCTGGTGGGGGCGTTGACGCGGCTGCTCACCGACCCGGTGCTGCGCGCCGAACTCGGGCAGAAGGCCCAGGCCCGCAGCGCCGAGTTCTCCTGGCGCCAGAGCGCGGAAGCGATGCGCGGCGTGCTGCAGGCGGTGCGCGCCGGGCAGATCGTCAGCGGTCTGGTGTGA
- a CDS encoding acyl-CoA dehydrogenase: MSHYKSNVRDLEFNLFEMLSLEKVLAGGAFGDLDGATVREMLAEAARLAEGPTAESYAETDRHPPTFDPETHVVSLPEPFKESFRAWQAGEWFRIGLCEEVGGVPAPAMVAWAISEFVLGANPAAFMYLAGPLFADILHDLGNEQQKHWATLAVERDWGATMVLTEPDAGSDVGAGRTKATEQPDGTWHIDGVKRFITNGDSDDLFENIMHLVLARPEGAGPGTKGLSLFLVPKFLPDPKTGEPGERNGVFVTGLEHKMGLNASATCELTFGQHGTPATGYLVGDSHRGIAQMFKVIEYARMMVGTKAISALSTGYLNALEYAKTRVQGADLTQMTDKTAPRVTIMHHPDVRRALMMQKSYAEGLRALYLFTAAYHDPVVAELVSGADAEMAGRVNDLLLPIVKGVGSERAYQTLTESLQTFGGSGYLQDYPIEQYIRDAKIDSLYEGTTAIQAQDFFFRKIARDRGAALGHVVGQIRGFLDADDARPELADGRARLGTALDEVQAMAGSLTGYLMAAQEDTRQLYRVGLKSVPFLLACGDLLIGWLLLWQAQIALGALDKGSADGADADFYAGKVAVANFFAKNVLPRLTDERASAENVDLAVMDLAEDAF, translated from the coding sequence ATGAGTCACTACAAAAGCAACGTCCGCGATCTGGAGTTCAACCTGTTCGAGATGTTGAGCCTGGAGAAAGTCTTGGCCGGCGGTGCTTTTGGGGACCTCGACGGCGCCACCGTGCGCGAGATGCTCGCCGAGGCGGCCCGGCTGGCCGAGGGCCCGACCGCCGAGTCCTATGCCGAGACCGATCGCCACCCGCCGACCTTCGACCCCGAGACCCATGTGGTGAGCCTGCCCGAGCCGTTCAAGGAGTCGTTTCGGGCCTGGCAGGCCGGTGAGTGGTTCCGGATCGGTCTGTGCGAGGAGGTGGGCGGGGTGCCCGCGCCGGCGATGGTCGCCTGGGCGATCAGCGAGTTCGTGCTCGGCGCCAACCCGGCGGCGTTCATGTACTTGGCCGGCCCGCTGTTCGCCGACATCCTCCACGACCTCGGCAACGAGCAGCAGAAGCACTGGGCCACGCTGGCGGTGGAACGCGACTGGGGCGCCACCATGGTGCTCACCGAACCCGACGCCGGCTCCGATGTGGGCGCCGGGCGCACCAAGGCCACCGAGCAGCCCGACGGCACCTGGCACATCGACGGGGTGAAACGGTTCATCACCAACGGCGACAGCGACGACCTGTTCGAGAACATCATGCATCTGGTGCTGGCCCGCCCCGAGGGCGCCGGGCCCGGCACCAAGGGGCTGAGCCTGTTTCTGGTCCCGAAGTTCCTGCCCGACCCGAAGACCGGGGAACCCGGCGAGCGCAACGGGGTGTTCGTCACCGGCCTGGAACACAAGATGGGCCTCAACGCCTCGGCCACCTGCGAGCTGACGTTCGGCCAGCACGGCACGCCGGCGACCGGCTACCTCGTCGGCGACAGCCACCGCGGGATCGCGCAGATGTTCAAGGTGATCGAGTACGCCCGGATGATGGTGGGCACCAAGGCGATCTCGGCGCTGTCCACCGGCTACCTCAACGCCCTGGAGTACGCCAAGACCCGCGTGCAGGGCGCGGATCTGACCCAGATGACCGACAAGACCGCCCCGCGGGTGACGATCATGCACCACCCGGATGTGCGGCGGGCGTTGATGATGCAGAAATCCTACGCCGAGGGTCTGCGGGCGCTGTACCTGTTCACCGCCGCCTACCACGATCCGGTGGTCGCCGAGCTCGTCTCCGGCGCCGATGCCGAGATGGCCGGTCGGGTCAACGATCTGCTGCTGCCGATCGTCAAGGGGGTCGGCTCCGAGCGCGCCTACCAGACGTTGACCGAGTCGCTGCAGACCTTCGGCGGATCGGGGTATCTGCAGGACTATCCGATCGAGCAGTACATCCGCGACGCCAAGATCGACTCGCTGTACGAGGGCACCACCGCGATCCAGGCGCAGGACTTCTTCTTCCGCAAGATCGCCCGCGACCGCGGGGCGGCGCTGGGCCACGTGGTCGGCCAGATCCGCGGGTTCCTCGACGCCGACGACGCCCGGCCCGAACTCGCCGACGGCCGCGCGAGGCTGGGCACCGCCCTCGACGAGGTGCAGGCCATGGCCGGGTCGCTGACCGGGTATTTGATGGCCGCCCAGGAGGACACCCGTCAGCTGTATCGGGTCGGGTTGAAATCGGTGCCGTTCCTGTTGGCCTGCGGTGACCTGCTGATCGGATGGCTGCTGCTGTGGCAGGCGCAGATCGCCCTCGGCGCCCTCGACAAGGGGTCCGCCGACGGCGCCGACGCCGACTTCTACGCCGGCAAGGTGGCGGTGGCCAACTTCTTCGCCAAGAACGTCCTGCCGCGGCTCACCGATGAGCGGGCCAGCGCCGAGAACGTCGACCTGGCGGTGATGGACCTGGCCGAGGACGCCTTCTAG
- a CDS encoding DUF2249 domain-containing protein, with product MSANEVFVASTAADAEAVEAVRTHHAELVGRVAMLTDSLLSAAERGGDVDANRAAVLGFATTELLAHGEAAAERLYPAAARTDRARPLIESLLARQRGIGVLVERIRTEQSPLRMVADAHALRVLTEAQLGDEADRLLPIVAADPQVSVAEVTAGMTELVGHGADEHGGHQCACAEDDSEIPALDVRTIPHAIRHATVFGAFDAVPPGAAMELIAHHDPIPLLRQLEERSNGGLVVSYIERGPEVWRLMLGRR from the coding sequence ATGTCTGCGAATGAGGTGTTCGTCGCGTCCACCGCCGCCGACGCCGAGGCGGTGGAGGCGGTGCGGACCCACCACGCCGAGCTCGTCGGCCGGGTGGCCATGCTGACCGACTCGCTGTTGTCGGCGGCCGAACGCGGCGGCGACGTCGACGCCAACCGCGCCGCGGTGCTCGGGTTCGCCACCACCGAGCTTTTGGCGCACGGGGAGGCCGCCGCCGAGCGGCTCTACCCGGCCGCGGCCCGCACCGACCGGGCCCGGCCGCTGATCGAGTCGCTGCTGGCCCGCCAGCGCGGGATCGGGGTGCTCGTCGAGCGGATCCGCACCGAGCAGTCGCCGCTGCGGATGGTCGCCGACGCCCACGCCCTGCGGGTGCTGACCGAGGCCCAGCTCGGCGACGAGGCCGACCGGCTGCTGCCGATCGTGGCCGCCGACCCGCAGGTGTCGGTCGCCGAGGTGACCGCCGGGATGACCGAGCTGGTCGGCCACGGCGCCGACGAGCACGGCGGGCATCAGTGCGCCTGCGCCGAGGACGACTCCGAGATCCCGGCGCTCGACGTGCGCACGATCCCGCACGCCATCCGGCACGCCACGGTGTTCGGCGCGTTCGACGCGGTGCCGCCGGGGGCGGCGATGGAACTGATCGCCCACCACGACCCGATTCCGCTGCTGCGCCAGCTCGAGGAGCGCTCCAACGGCGGGCTGGTGGTCAGCTACATCGAGCGGGGCCCCGAGGTGTGGCGGCTGATGCTCGGCCGGCGCTGA